In a single window of the Cucurbita pepo subsp. pepo cultivar mu-cu-16 chromosome LG18, ASM280686v2, whole genome shotgun sequence genome:
- the LOC111780567 gene encoding beta-galactosidase 7-like, which yields MFNIGSLVLFLVASLACLSFSTADNVTYDSNALIINGERRIIFSGSIHYPRSTDAMWPDLIQKAKDGGLDAIETYIFWDRHEPQRRKYDFSGNLDFIKFFQLIQDAGLYVVMRIGPYVCAEWNYGGFPVWLHNMPGIQLRTDNQVYKNEMQTFTTKIVNMCKAANLFASQGGPIIIAQIENEYGNVMTPYGDAGKAYINWCAQMAESLNIGVPWIMCQQSDAPQPMINTCNGFYCDNFTPNNPKSPKMFTENWVGWFKKWGDKDPHRTAEDVAFSVAKFFQFGGVLNNYYMYHGGTNFGRTSGGPFITTSYDYDAPLNEYGNLNQPKWGHLRQLHASIKLGEKILTNSTRSDRNISSSVTLTTFSNPTTGGRFCFLSNTDASNDATIDLQTDGKYFVPAWSVTILDGCNKEVYNTAKVNTQTSVFVKEQNVKENAQLSWVWAPEPMRNTLQGIGKFKANLLLEQKATTVDFSDYLWYMTNVETDQTSSLYNITLHVNTKGHVLHAFVNKRYVGSEWATNGQSFVLEKPISLKSGTNTITLLSATVGLKNYDAFYDTVPTGIDGGPVYLIGSGNATADLSSNLWSYKVGLNGEIKQLYNPAFSSRGKWRTFDQGSIGRRMTWYKTSFKTPSGVDPVVLDLQGMGKGQAWVNGQSIGRFWPSFIAGNDSCSETCDYRGAYNPSKCLENCGNPSQRWYHIPRSFLSGDTNTLILFEEIGGNPEQVSVQTVTIQTICGDANEGSTLELSCQGGHIISEIQFASYGNPGGKCGSFTQGLWNVSNSIVLVERACIGMESCSIHVSAKSFGIGDATNLSARLAVQAVCSNN from the coding sequence ATGTTTAACATTGGATCGCTTGTTCTTTTCCTTGTTGCATCTTTAGCTTGTTTGTCTTTTTCTACCGCAGATAATGTCACATATGACTCAAATGCCTTAATTATTAATGGCGAACGACGCATTATCTTCTCAGGTTCCATCCATTATCCACGTAGTACCGATGCAATGTGGCCTGATCTTATTCAAAAAGCTAAAGATGGTGGACTTGATGCAATAGAGACGTACATTTTTTGGGATCGTCACGAGCCCCAACGACGAAAATATGACTTCTCTGGAAATCTAGATTTTATCAAGTTCTTTCAACTTATTCAAGATGCGGGACTTTATGTCGTGATGAGGATTGGTCCTTACGTGTGTGCTGAGTGGAACTATGGAGGTTTTCCAGTGTGGCTGCACAATATGCCGGGAATCCAATTACGAACCGACAATCAAGTCTACaagaatgaaatgcaaacattCACGACAAAGATAGTGAATATGTGTAAAGCGGCTAACCTATTTGCATCGCAAGGAGGACCGATAATTATAGCTCAAATTGAGAATGAGTATGGAAACGTGATGACACCGTATGGAGATGCAGGAAAAGCATATATCAATTGGTGCGCTCAAATGGCTGAATCTCTCAATATTGGTGTTCCATGGATTATGTGCCAACAAAGCGATGCCCCACAACCTATGATTAATACATGCAACGGATTCTATTGTGATAACTTCACTCCAAACAACCCGAAGAGCCCAAAAATGTTTACTGAAAATTGGGTGGGATGGTTCAAGAAATGGGGCGACAAAGACCCTCATAGAACGGCAGAAGATGTAGCATTTTCTGTGGccaaattttttcaatttggtgGCGTGCTTAACAATTATTATATGTATCATGGAGGTACCAACTTTGGAAGAACATCGGGAGGTCCGTTCATCACTACGTCTTATGATTACGACGCCCCTCTCAATGAATATGGAAACTTGAATCAACCTAAATGGGGACATCTCAGACAACTTCACGCATCAATCAAACTTGGGGAGAAGATTCTAACTAACAGCACTCGCTCGGACCGAAACATTAGTAGCTCTGTGACCTTAACGACATTCTCGAACCCAACAACAGGGGGTAGGTTTTGCTTTTTGAGCAACACGGATGCTAGCAATGATGCTACCATAGATTTGCAGACAGatggaaaatattttgtaCCAGCTTGGTCTGTGACCATTCTTGATGGTTGCAACAAGGAGGTTTACAACACTGCAAAGGTTAACACTCAAACATCTGTGTTTGTGAAGGAGCAAAATGTGAAGGAAAATGCACAACTCTCCTGGGTTTGGGCTCCTGAGCCTATGAGAAATACTCTACAAGGAATTGGTAAATTTAAGGCAAACCTTCTCTTGGAACAAAAGGCAACTACGGTTGATTTTAGCGACTACTTGTGGTACATGACAAATGTTGAAACCGATCAAACTTCATCTCTTTATAATATAACTCTTCACGTGAATACAAAGGGTCACGTGCTTCATGCCTTTGTAAATAAAAGGTATGTTGGGTCGGAATGGGCGACCAACGGTCAAAGCTTTGTACTTGAGAAACCCATCTCGTTAAAATCTGGAACCAACACGATAACCCTTTTGAGTGCCACCGTTGGACTAAAAAATTACGATGCATTTTATGACACGGTGCCAACTGGGATTGATGGAGGTCCTGTTTATCTAATTGGAAGTGGAAATGCCACGGCTGATTTGTCGTCGAATCTATGGTCTTACAAGGTTGGATTAAATGGAGAAATAAAGCAACTTTACAACCCGGCGTTCTCATCGAGAGGAAAATGGAGGACATTTGATCAGGGTTCTATTGGAAGACGAATGACGTGGTACAAAACAAGCTTTAAAACCCCATCCGGAGTTGACCCAGTAGTATTGGATCTCCAAGGAATGGGAAAAGGTCAGGCTTGGGTGAACGGACAAAGCATAGGTCGATTTTGGCCTTCTTTCATTGCTGGCAACGATAGTTGTAGTGAAACTTGCGACTACAGAGGTGCATATAACCCTAGCAAATGTCTTGAAAATTGTGGGAATCCTTCCCAACGATGGTATCACATTCCAAGATCGTTTCTATCAGGTGACACAAATACgttgattttatttgaagaaattggCGGAAACCCTGAACAAGTCTCGGTTCAAACCGTGACTATTCAAACTATATGTGGAGATGCTAACGAAGGGAGCACCTTGGAGTTGTCTTGTCAAGGAGGGCATATCATATCCGAAATACAATTTGCTAGCTATGGAAATCCGGGAGGAAAGTGCGGGTCATTTACGCAAGGCTTATGGAATGTTTCGAACAGCATTGTTTTAGTCGAAAGGGCTTGCATTGGTATGGAAAGTTGTTCGATTCATGTTTCTGCAAAGTCGTTTGGAATTGGCGATGCTACCAATTTATCTGCAAGATTGGCGGTTCAAGCAGTATGCTCAAACAACTGA
- the LOC111780537 gene encoding beta-galactosidase-like — protein sequence MFNIGSLVLFLVASLACLSFSTADNVTYDSNALIINGERRIIFSGSIHYPRSTDAMWPDLIQKAKDGGLDAIETYIFWDRHEPQRRKYDFSGNLDFIKFFQLIQDAGLYVVMRIGPYVCAEWNYGGFPVWLHNMPGIQLRTDNQVYKNEMQTFTTKIVNMCKAANLFASQGGPIIIAQIENEYGNVMTPYGDAGKAYINWCAQMAESLNIGVPWIYLWYMTNVETDQTSSLYNITLHVNTKGHVLHAFVNKRYVGSEWATNGQSFVLEKPISLKSGTNTITLLSATVGLKNYDAFYDTVPTGIDGGPVYLIGSGNATTDLSSNLWSYKVGLNGEIKQLYNPAFSWRGKWRTFDEGCVGRRMTWYKTSFKTPPGVDPVVLDLQGMGKGQGWVNGQSIGRFWPSFIAGNDSCSETCDYRGAYNPSKCLQNCGSPSQRWYHIPRSFLSGDTNSLILFEEIGGNPEQVSVQTVSIQTICGDAEEGSTLELSCEGGHIISEIQFASYGNPGGKCGSFTQGLWNVSNTIVLVEAACIGMESCSIHVSAKSFGIGDATNLSARLAVQALCSNN from the coding sequence ATGTTTAACATTGGATCGCTTGTTCTTTTCCTTGTTGCATCTTTAGCTTGTTTGTCTTTTTCTACCGCAGATAATGTCACATATGACTCAAATGCCTTAATTATTAATGGCGAACGACGCATTATCTTCTCAGGTTCCATCCATTATCCACGTAGTACCGATGCAATGTGGCCTGATCTTATTCAAAAAGCTAAAGATGGTGGACTTGATGCAATAGAGACGTACATTTTTTGGGATCGTCACGAGCCCCAACGACGAAAATATGACTTCTCTGGAAATCTAGATTTTATCAAGTTCTTTCAACTTATTCAAGATGCGGGACTTTATGTCGTGATGAGGATTGGTCCTTACGTGTGTGCTGAGTGGAACTATGGAGGTTTTCCAGTGTGGCTGCACAATATGCCGGGAATCCAATTACGAACCGACAATCAAGTCTACaagaatgaaatgcaaacattCACGACAAAGATAGTGAATATGTGTAAAGCGGCTAACCTATTTGCATCGCAAGGAGGACCGATAATTATAGCTCAAATTGAGAATGAGTATGGAAACGTGATGACACCGTATGGAGATGCAGGAAAAGCATATATCAATTGGTGCGCTCAAATGGCTGAATCTCTCAATATTGGTGTTCCATGGATATACTTGTGGTACATGACAAATGTTGAAACCGATCAAACTTCGTCTCTTTATAATATAACTCTTCACGTGAATACAAAGGGTCATGTGCTTCATGCCTTTGTGAATAAAAGGTATGTTGGGTCGGAATGGGCGACCAACGGTCAGAGCTTTGTACTTGAGAAACCCATCTCCTTAAAATCTGGAACCAACACGATAACCCTTTTGAGTGCCACCGTTGGACTAAAAAATTACGATGCATTTTATGACACGGTGCCAACGGGAATTGATGGAGGTCCTGTTTATCTAATTGGAAGTGGAAATGCGACGACTGATTTGTCGTCAAATCTATGGTCTTACAAGGTTGGATTAAATGGAGAAATAAAGCAACTTTACAACCCGGCGTTCTCATGGAGAGGAAAATGGAGGACATTTGATGAAGGTTGTGTTGGAAGACGAATGACATGGTACAAAACGAGCTTTAAAACCCCACCAGGAGTTGACCCAGTAGTATTGGATCTGCAAGGAATGGGAAAAGGTCAGGGTTGGGTAAACGGACAAAGCATAGGTCGATTTTGGCCTTCTTTCATTGCTGGCAACGATAGTTGTAGTGAAACTTGCGACTACAGAGGTGCATATAACCCTAGCAAATGTCTTCAAAATTGTGGGAGTCCTTCCCAACGATGGTATCACATTCCAAGATCGTTTCTATCGGGTGACACAAATAGcttgattttatttgaagaaattggGGGAAACCCTGAACAAGTCTCGGTTCAAACCGTGAGTATTCAAACTATATGTGGAGATGCTGAGGAAGGGAGCACCTTGGAGTTGTCTTGTGAAGGAGGGCATATTATATCCGAAATACAATTTGCTAGCTATGGAAATCCGGGAGGAAAGTGCGGGTCATTTACGCAAGGCTTATGGAATGTTTCGAACACCATTGTTTTAGTCGAAGCGGCTTGCATTGGTATGGAAAGTTGTTCCATTCATGTTTCTGCAAAGTCCTTTGGAATTGGCGATGCTACCAATTTATCTGCAAGATTGGCGGTTCAAGCATTATGCTCAAACAACtga
- the LOC111780249 gene encoding zinc finger CCCH domain-containing protein 20-like — protein sequence MIIGERHRPGPVVHITPLTIPEEPASETRFPYPLSGISVSSDGNGNGGDYSSYYLKEALAALQRYTNESEIESDSELSGRESDVPVDAYSCDNFRIFEFKVRKCTRGRSHDWTECPFAHPGEKARRRDPRKYHYSGTACPDFRKGSCKKGDSCEFAHGVFECWLHPARYRTQPCKDGTNCRRRVCFFAHTPEQLRVLPQQSPRSAYSPEPFDESPVRQCLDGSCAKSLPFLSSPVSVSPSATPVDSPPLSPMTRSLGRSLGSSSINEMVASLRNLHLSKVKSLPSSWNVQIGSPGYPSRICHGFCSLPTTPTRAPTAPGVGLLDFSDHGLQEEPAMERVESGRELRAKMLEKLSKENSLDLVDSSSSACTPDVGWVSELLK from the coding sequence ATGATTATCGGTGAACGCCACCGCCCTGGTCCGGTGGTTCACATCACTCCTTTGACGATACCGGAGGAGCCTGCAAGCGAGACGCGGTTTCCTTATCCTCTGAGCGGAATCTCGGTGAGTTCTGATGGAAATGGCAATGGTGGCGATTACTCTTCCTATTATCTGAAGGAAGCTCTAGCGGCTCTCCAGCGATATACGAACGAGTCGGAGATTGAATCGGATTCGGAATTATCCGGGCGGGAATCGGACGTTCCGGTGGATGCGTACTCGTGCGATAATTTCCGGATTTTTGAGTTTAAGGTGAGGAAGTGCACGCGAGGACGGTCTCATGATTGGACGGAGTGTCCGTTTGCACATCCAGGTGAGAAGGCTCGCCGGAGAGATCCGAGGAAGTATCATTACTCTGGTACGGCTTGTCCCGACTTTCGTAAAGGTAGCTGTAAAAAAGGGGATTCGTGTGAGTTTGCTCATGGTGTATTCGAGTGTTGGCTCCATCCTGCTCGTTACAGGACGCAGCCGTGCAAGGACGGGACGAACTGTCGACGGAGGGTCTGTTTCTTCGCCCACACTCCTGAACAACTTAGGGTTTTGCCTCAGCAGAGCCCGAGAAGCGCGTACTCCCCCGAGCCGTTCGATGAATCTCCTGTACGGCAGTGTTTGGATGGATCCTGTGCCAAATCGCTGCCGTTTCTGTCTTCTCCGGTGTCTGTATCACCGTCGGCGACTCCAGTAGACTCCCCACCGTTATCTCCCATGACTCGATCCCTCGGCCGATCTCTTGGCTCGAGCTCCATTAATGAAATGGTCGCATCTCTCCGGAACTTGCATCTGAGCAAGGTCAAGTCACTACCATCTTCCTGGAATGTTCAGATTGGATCCCCTGGTTATCCGTCTCGAATCTGCCATGGATTCTGTAGCCTTCCAACAACACCAACTCGGGCTCCAACTGCTCCTGGAGTTGGGCTGCTCGACTTCTCGGACCATGGATTGCAGGAGGAACCAGCTATGGAGCGAGTGGAATCAGGAAGGGAGCTGAGGGCGAAGATGCTAGAGAAGCTGAGCAAGGAAAATTCTCTGGACCTGGTGGATTCAAGCTCTTCAGCTTGCACACCAGACGTTGGATGGGTATCAGAGCTGCTGAAGTGA
- the LOC111780437 gene encoding meiotic nuclear division protein 1 homolog isoform X1 yields the protein MSKKRGLSLEEKREKMLQIFYDSQDFFLLKELEKLGPRKGVISQSVKDVVQSLVDDDLVSKEKIGTSVYFWSLPSCAGNQLRNVYRKLESDLQTSKNRLEELTEQSNALKKGREESEEREEALAQLKAIELKHKELKDEMVQYADNDPAAFEAMKNAIEDAHAAANRWTDNIFTLRQWCSNNFPQAKEQLENLYKEVGITDDFDYLELSPAPLSSVVD from the exons ATG TCTAAGAAAAGAGGCCTTTCTCTGGAAGAGAAGCGCGAGAAGATGCTTCAGATCTTTTACGATTCTCAAGACTTTTTCCTT CTTAAGGAGCTTGAAAAATTGGGTCCCAGGAAAGGTGTGATTTCTCAGTCAGTGAAAGACGTTGTGCAAAGTTTAGTGGACGATGACCTGGTTTCAAAAGAGAAGATTGGAACTTCA GTCTATTTTTGGAGTCTACCAAGCTGTGCTGGTAATCAG CTGCGGAATGTGTATCGTAAACTTGAATCTGATCTCCAAACCAGTAAGAATAGACTGGAAGAACTTACTGAGCAGAGTAATGCATTAAAGAAGGGAAGAGAGGAATCT GAAGAACGAGAGGAAGCCCTAGCTCAATTAAAAGCCATTGAACTGAAGCATAAAGAGCTAAAG GATGAGATGGTACAATATGCAGATAATGATCCAGCAGCCTTTGAAGCAATGA AAAATGCAATTGAAGATGCTCATGCTGCAGCCAACCGATGGACAG ACAACATTTTCACTTTGCGACAATGGTGTTCAAACAACTTTCCACAGGCCAAAGAACAACTAGAGAACCTGTATAAAGAG GTTGGCATCACGgatgattttgattatttggAGTTGTCACCAGCTCCTCTGAGCTCAGTTGTCGATTAA
- the LOC111780437 gene encoding meiotic nuclear division protein 1 homolog isoform X2 produces MSKKRGLSLEEKREKMLQIFYDSQDFFLLKELEKLGPRKGVISQSVKDVVQSLVDDDLVSKEKIGTSLRNVYRKLESDLQTSKNRLEELTEQSNALKKGREESEEREEALAQLKAIELKHKELKDEMVQYADNDPAAFEAMKNAIEDAHAAANRWTDNIFTLRQWCSNNFPQAKEQLENLYKEVGITDDFDYLELSPAPLSSVVD; encoded by the exons ATG TCTAAGAAAAGAGGCCTTTCTCTGGAAGAGAAGCGCGAGAAGATGCTTCAGATCTTTTACGATTCTCAAGACTTTTTCCTT CTTAAGGAGCTTGAAAAATTGGGTCCCAGGAAAGGTGTGATTTCTCAGTCAGTGAAAGACGTTGTGCAAAGTTTAGTGGACGATGACCTGGTTTCAAAAGAGAAGATTGGAACTTCA CTGCGGAATGTGTATCGTAAACTTGAATCTGATCTCCAAACCAGTAAGAATAGACTGGAAGAACTTACTGAGCAGAGTAATGCATTAAAGAAGGGAAGAGAGGAATCT GAAGAACGAGAGGAAGCCCTAGCTCAATTAAAAGCCATTGAACTGAAGCATAAAGAGCTAAAG GATGAGATGGTACAATATGCAGATAATGATCCAGCAGCCTTTGAAGCAATGA AAAATGCAATTGAAGATGCTCATGCTGCAGCCAACCGATGGACAG ACAACATTTTCACTTTGCGACAATGGTGTTCAAACAACTTTCCACAGGCCAAAGAACAACTAGAGAACCTGTATAAAGAG GTTGGCATCACGgatgattttgattatttggAGTTGTCACCAGCTCCTCTGAGCTCAGTTGTCGATTAA
- the LOC111780436 gene encoding vacuolar protein sorting-associated protein 32 homolog 2-like: protein MSMFNKLFGKPKQESNALATLDKLNETLEMLEKKENVLLKKAATEVEKAKDYTRAKNKRAAIQCLKRKRLYEQQIEQLGNFQLRIHDQMILLEGAKATTETVDALRTGAAAMKAMQKATNIDDVDKTMDEINEQTENMKQIQEALSNPIGAAADFDEDELEAELEELEGAELEEQLLQPATTAPVASIPVPAGRQTARPAPQKRTAEEDELAALQAEMAL from the exons ATGTCTATGTTCAATAAGCTTTTTGGTAAACCTAAACAGGAGTCTAATGCTCTGGCGACGCTTGATAAATTAAACGAG ACACTGGAAATGctggagaagaaggagaacGTGCTTCTGAAAAAGGCTGCCACAGAGGTTGAGAAGGCCAAAGATTATACCAGAGCAAAGAACAAGCGGG ctGCTATACAATGTTTGAAGAGGAAGAGACTATACGAACAACAGATAGAGCAGCTCGGCAACTTCCAATTGCGGATTCACGATCAG ATGATATTATTAGAAGGAGCAAAAGCCACAACCGAGACGGTAGATGCCTTGAGGACCGGTGCAGCTGCAATGAAAGCAATGCAGAAAGCAAC GAACATCGATGATGTGGATAAAACAATGGATGAGATCAATGAACAAACTGAGAACATGAAACAGATCCAAGAAGCACTATCAAATCCAATTGGTGCTGCAGCCGATTTTGATGAG GATGAACTGGAAGCTGAACTTGAAGAGCTAGAAGGTGCTGAGTTGGAAGAGCAACTCCTTCAACCTGCAACAACTGCTCCTGTTGCTTCAATTCCTGTCCCTGCTGGCCGACAAACCGCTCGACCTGCTCCTCAGAAACGAACTGCCGAGGAAGATGAGCTGGCAGCTCTGCAAGCTGAGATGGCACTTTGA
- the LOC111780284 gene encoding 40S ribosomal protein S30-like, translated as MGKVHGSLARAGKVRGQTPKVAKQDKKTKPRGRAHKRMQYNRRFVTAVVGFGKKRGPNSSEK; from the exons ATGG GTAAGGTTCACGGATCTCTGGCTCGTGCTGGGAAGGTGAGAGGTCAAACTCCGAAAGTAGCGAAGCAGGACAAGAAGACGAAACCCCGTGGGCGTGCACACAAGCGGATGCAATACAATCGCAGATTCGTCACTGCTG TGGTTGGCTTTGGAAAGAAGAGAGGACCCAACTCCTCTGAGAAGTAA
- the LOC111779729 gene encoding inositol oxygenase 2-like — protein MTILIEQPRFEVEEKKVGITELNELVLDGGFVVPNETAAAAAEEGFVALEMNAFGHSFRDYEAESERQKGVEEFYKQNHIHQTYDYVKKMRETYKKMDRVEMSIWECCELLNDVVDDSDPDLDEPQIQHLLQTAEAIRKDYPDEDWLHLTALIHDLGKVLLLPSFGGLPQWAVVGDTHPLGCAFDSSIVHHKYFKENPDSENPAYNTKNGIYTEGCGLDNVMISWGHDDYMYLVAKENGSTLPSAGLFIIRYHSFYPLHKAGAYKHLMNEEDAQNLKWLHIFNKYDLYSKSKELIDVEKVKPYYVSLINKYFPEKLRW, from the exons ATGACGATCCTCATCGAGCAGCCTCGCTTTG AAgtggaagagaagaaggttGGCATTACAGAGCTGAATGAATTGGTGTTGGACGGTGGATTTGTTGTACCAAATGAAAcggcagcggcggcggcggaggagggaTTTGTAGCACTGGAAATGAATGCGTTCGGGCATTCTTTCAGAGATTACGAAGCGGAAAGTGAAAGGCAAAAGGGAGTGGAGGAATTTTATAAACAGAATCATATTCATCAAACGTACGATTacgtgaagaagatgagagaaaCGTACAAGAAAATGGATCGAGTGGAAATGAGTATCTGGGAATGCTGTGAGCTTCTGAACGATGTGGTTGATGATAGCGATCCTGATTTGGATGAACCCCAAATTCAGCATTTGTTGCAGACTGCTGAAGCCATTCGAAAGGATTATCCTGATGAAGATTGGCTGCATTTGACTGCGCTCATCCATG ATCTTGGAAAagtgcttcttcttcccaGCTTTGGTGGGCTTCCTCAATGGGCTGTTGTGG GTGATACACACCCTCTAGGCTGCGCTTTTGACAGCTCCATTGTTCATCACAAG TATTTCAAGGAGAATCCTGATTCAGAGAATCCAGCTTATAACACCAAAAATGGAATTTACACCGAAGGCTGCGGACTTGACAATGTTATGATATCATGGGGCCATGATGATTATATGTATTTG GTGGCTAAAGAAAATGGCTCCACTTTACCTTCGGCTGGGTTGTTCATAATCAGATACCATTCTTTTTATC CCTTACATAAAGCAGGAGCTTACAAACACTTGATGAATGAGGAGGATGCCCAGAATTTGAAGTGGCTCCATATATTcaa CAAGTATGATCTCTACAGTAAGAGCAAAGAACTTATTGACGTGGAAAAAGTTAAACCATATTATGTTTCCCTAATTAACAAG TACTTCCCGGAAAAGCTCCGATGGTGA
- the LOC111779694 gene encoding AP-4 complex subunit sigma — MGIRFILMVNKQGQTRLAQYYENLTLEERRALEGEIVRKCLARNEQQCSFVEHRNYKIVYRRYASLFFLVGVDNDENELAILEFIHLLVETMDRHFGNVCELDIMFHLEKAHFMLEEMVMNGCIVETSKSNILSPIQLMEKSS, encoded by the exons ATGGGGATCAGATTCATTCTGATGGTGAACAAGCAGGGCCAAACCCGCCTCGCTCAGTATTACGAAAATCTTACCCTCGAGGAACGTCGAGCTCTTGAGGGTGAAATCGTTCGCAAATGCCTCGCTCGTAACGAACAACAG TGTTCCTTTGTCGAGCATCGCAACTATAAGATTGTATATAGGCGATATGCATCTCTATTTTTCCTGGTTGGAGTTGACAACGATGAA AATGAACTCGCAATTTTGGAATTCATTCACCTGTTGGTTGAAACCATGGACCGCCATTTCGGGAATGTG TGCGAGCTAGATATAATGTTTCATCTTGAGAAAGCACATTTCATGCTGGAAGAGATGGTGATGAATGGGTGTATTGTAGAAACAAGCAAGTCAAACATTTTATCCCCAATACAACTGATGGAGAAATCATCATGA
- the LOC111780304 gene encoding ATP-dependent 6-phosphofructokinase 3-like has translation MAATGNNIHNSNAKIVLGDAGYVLEDVPHLSDYISDLPTYSNPLQDNPAYSVVKQYFVHVDDTVPQKVVVHKNSPRGIHFRRAGPRQRIYFKADEVHACIVTCGGLCPGLNTVIRELVCGLYNMYGVKKVLGIEGGYRGFYSKNTIHLTPKFVNDIHKRGGTVLGTSRGGHDTSKIVDSIQDRGINQVYIIGGDGTQRGASAIYEEVRRRGLKVAVVGIPKTIDNDIPIIDKSFGFDSAVEEAQRAINAAHVESESMENGIGLVKLMGRYCGFIAMYATLASRDVDCCLIPESPFYLEGPGGLYEYISRCLKDNGHMVIVIAEGAGQELLSGSLDSDKLDASGNKLLQDVGLWISQKIKDHFSKEHKMTINLKYIDPTYMIRAIPSNASDNVYCTLLAQSAIHGAMAGYTGYTSGLVNGRQTYIPFYRITEKQNKVVITDRMWARLLSSTNQPSFLIQKDAVAEELKEEETTNKLDDDNNNNTNNIEDETMSKPSVM, from the exons atGGCAGCTACAGGTAATAACATTCATAATAGCAACGCGAAGATCGTCCTTGGCGATGCTGGTTATGTTCTTGAAGATGTTCCTCACTTGTCCGACTATATTTCCGATCTGCCT ACGTATTCCAATCCGTTGCAAGACAATCCTGCTTACTCTGTAGTCAA ACAGTATTTTGTGCATGTTGATGATACCGTTCCTCAGAAG GTTGTTGTTCACAAGAATAGTCCAAGAGGAATACATTTTCGACGTGCTGGCCCTCGCCAACGG ATATACTTTAAGGCAGACGAGGTTCACGCTTGCATTGTGACATGTGGCGGTCTTTGCCCTGGACTCAACACTGTGATTAGGGAACTAGTTTGTGGCTTATACAATATGTATGGAGTCAAGAAGGTTCTGGGCATTGAA GGTGGATATAGAGGTTTCTATTCTAAGAATACCATTCATTTAACTCCAAAGTTTGTGAATGATATCCATAAACGCGGTGGAACTGTCCTTGGGACATCACGAGGTGGTCACGATACCTCAAAAATAGTTGACAGCATTCAAGATCGTGGCATCAATCAG GTTTATATAATTGGTGGAGATGGAACTCAGAGGGGAGCATCTGCTATATATGAG GAAGTCAGAAGAAGAGGGCTCAAAGTCGCAGTTGTTGGTATCCCGAAAACCATTGATAACGACATCCCG ATCATTGACAAGTCCTTTGGCTTTGACTCTGCCGTTGAGGAGGCTCAGCGTGCTATAAACGCAGCCCATGTCGAATCTGAAAGTATGGAGAATGGTATCGGGCTCGTGAAGTTGATGGGTCGCTATTGTG GGTTCATAGCGATGTACGCAACGCTTGCAAGCAGGGACGTCGACTGTTGCTTAATTCCAGAGTCGCCCTTTTATCTTGAAGGACCCGGTGGACTTTACGAATACATATCAAGATGTCTGAAAGACAACGGCCACATGGTCATTGTCATTGCAGAAGGAGCCGGGCAGGAGTTGCTGTCTGGAAGCCTTGATTCTGACAAGCTGGATGCTTCTGGTAATAAGCTTCTTCAAGATGTTGGGCTATGGATATCACAGAAAATCAAG gatcatttttcaaaagaacATAAGATGACCATAAACCTCAAATATATTG ATCCGACGTATATGATCCGAGCTATCCCAAGTAATGCCTCGGACAATGTTTACTGCACTCTACTTGCTCAAAGTGCTATACATGGAGCAATGGCTGGCTATACTGGCTATACGAGCGGGCTTGTTAACGGAAGACAGACATACATTCCCTTCTAC AGAATCACAGAGAAACAGAACAAGGTGGTGATAACTGATAGAATGTGGGCAAGGCTTCTATCATCGACGAACCAGCCAAGCTTTCTGATTCAGAAAGACGCAGTAGCCGAGGAgttgaaagaggaagaaacgaCGAACAAGTTAGACGACGACAATAACAACAACACCAACAACATCGAGGACGAGACAATGAGCAAGCCTAGTGTAATGTAG